The sequence acaaatactttaatattttgtaaataataaagaaaaacttaaaatacactttaaaatatatttttcttttatatatttttaatttttaaacaaaaatataaattttacaaaaactaattataacttaaaaattaaaaatatggcgtttcgcttcggcgattccccggcagcggcgccaaaagtacttgatgtcgtacgaggtgtatataaaatagttattaattttagcagaaaacactattaaatacgatacaattttacacaagatatttatttatttatagaatggatatacttaaaccttgctacaacacttataggcagtgtacctaatcgtacagtagtgtagtttttagtaagtccggttcgttccacagggaaatctttaaacaaagctcaacgctatattagtttacttttataaaaatacaaatatatatataagtaatattattattataaagggggtttttttaccgtttaatgaccggtttgtcgattttaaaactttagtcgcagttaaaacctaatgtaaaatataaaataaatacaagacttaaattaaagcgtaaagtaaataacgataatgaaattgcgaataataaaaatgcgataaaataaaattgcgataattaaaaagtacgataattaaaagtgcgattaaataacaataaataaaagtgcgataattagaagtgcaattaaatataaaataaaggaaattaaatatgaaataaaagaattatgcttatttaaacttccgtaatcatgatgttcgacgtgttgattttagttttatgcccatgggttaattgtcctttgtcctggattatttaatatgtccgtctggtttttgtccataacagtccatcagtcataaatataaagtgcgagtgtcctcatcaaattattcttatacccgaagttaaatattccaactaattggggattcgaattgtaacaaggttttaatactttgtttaatgaatacaccaggttatcgactgcgtgtaaaccaaggttttactactttgttaacaattacaccaattacccttgaatgtaatttcacccctgttttaattattctagtggctattaatccattcccgtgtccggttaaatgaacgattattcgtacatataaataccccgcccatcgtgtccgatcgagtgtatatggtaatttatagggacgcccaattgtaaatctttatattaacattaacaaactatcatttagttaaacaaatataaagcccattaataacccatagtctaatttccacaagtgtcgttcttttgtccaaaccccaattatggtacaaagcccaattacccaattttagtaattagcccaacatcatgattacttcgttttaaataagcataataataacttagctacgagacattaatataaaaaggttgaacataacttacaatgattaaaaatagcgtagcgttacacggacagaatttcgacttacacccttacaacattcgctaacatacccttattattagaattataattaaaattaaaattaaaatataaattatatatatatattacgtatatattgagagagagatggatattaggtgtgtaaaactcggcagaaaactggctttatataggacctgaccagcattttcactccatgcgactcgcatggattttgtgcctctggccatgcgagtcgcatggccaccctggatccagccaaattggtttgttttcttcttgccgacgtaatataataataatatataatataatatataattatatataattatatatatattatattatattcttgtgcatagtagactagatatttttggtccgttgcgtcgggcgtttcttcttggctcaggtcccggttccggattttcggacgtcttcgcgtattattttatatcgtgtactttgcgtcttgtaacttgtactcttgtcattttgagacgttcctcatcaatattttgaacctttttagttgtatcttgtactttttagctctttggacctttttgtcttcaatttgtcgaatctgccttttgtcttcactttttaatatttaaacgaatattgcttgtaaatcgaacaataccaactaaaatcttgtctttcttggggaataatgctataaaatatatgttcctttttagccttatcaggtgGTCCGGGGAACAATTATGAAAAGAGAAGTCAAAAAATAAAAGTAAAGGTTGAAagctaacaacaacatttaattttaaatattatttcCGATATTCTTTTAGTTTCTAAACAACCTAACAACAacaaaaatgaaatgtcccgttcttattgattaaaaacgttccatattaattgatttcgttgcgaggttttgacctctatatgagacgtttttcaaagactgcattcatttttaaaacaaaccataacctttatttcatcaataaaggtttaaaaagctttacgtagattatcaaataatgataatctaaaatatcctgtttacacacgaccattacataatggtttacaatacaaatatgttacaacaaaataagtttcttgaatgcagtttttacacaatatcatacaagcatggactccaaatctcgtccttatttaagtatgcgacagcggaagctcttaataatcacctgagaataaacatgcttaaaacgtcaacaaaaatgttggtgagttataggtttaacctatatatatcaaatcataataatagaccacaagatttcatatttcaatacacatcccatacatagagataaaaatcattcatatggtgaacacctggtaaccgacattaacaagatgcatatataagaatatccccatcattccgggacacccttcggatatgatataaatttcgaagtactaaagcatccggtactttggatggggtttgttaggcccaatagatctatctttaagattcgcgtcaattagggtgtctgttccctaattcttagattaccagacttaataaaaaggggcatattcgatttcgataattcaaccatagaatgtagtttcacgtacttgtgtctattttgtaaatcatttataaaacctgcatgtattctcatcccaaaaatattagattttaaaagtgggactataactcactttcacagatttttacttcgtcgggaagtaagacttggccactggttgattcacgaacctataacaatatatacatatatatcaaagtatgttcaaaatatatttacaacacttttaatatattttgatgttttaagtttattaagtcagctgtcctcgttagtaacctacaactagttgtccacaattagatgtacagaaataaatcgataaatattatcttgaatcaatccacgacccagtgtatacgtatctcagtattgatcacaactcaaactatatatattttggaatcaacatcaaccctgtatagctaactccaacattcacgtatagagtgtctatggttgttccgaaatatatatagatgtgtcgacatgataggtcgaaacattgtatacgtgtctatggtatctcaagattacataatatacaatacaagttgattaagttatggttggaatagatttgttaccaattttcacgtagctaaaatgagaaaaattatccaatcttgttttacccataacttcttcattttaaatccgttttgagtgaatcaaattgctatggtttcatattgaactatattttatgaatataaacagaaaaagtataggtttatagtcgaaaaaataagttacaagtcgtttttgtaaaggtagtcatttcagtcgaaagaacgacgtctaaatgaccattttagaaaacatacttccactttgagtttaaccataattttttgatatagtttcatgttcataataaaaatcattttctcagaataacaacttttaaatcaaagtttatcatagtttttaattaactaacccaaaacagcccgcggtgttactacgacggcgtaaatccggttttacggtgtttttcgtgtttccaggttttaaatcattaagttagcatatcatatagatatagaacatgtgtttagttgattttaaaagtcaggttagaaggattaacttttgtttgcgaacaagtttagaattaactaaactatgttctagtgattacaagtttaaaccttcgaataagatagctttatatgtatgaatcgaatgatgttatgaacatcattactaccttaagttccttggataaacctactggaaaagagaaaaatggatctagcttcaacggacccttggatggctcgaagttcttgaagcagaatcatgacacgaaaacaagttcaagtaagatcatcacttgaaataagattgttatagttatagaaattgaaccaaagtttgaatatgattattaccttgtattagaatgataacctactgtaagaaacaaagatttcttgaggttggatgatcaccttacaagattggaagtgagctagcaaacttgaaagtattcttgattttatgtaactagaacttgtaaaatatatgaagaacacttagaacttgaagatagaacttgagagagatcaattagatgaataaaattgaagaatgaaagtgtttgtaggtgtttttggtcgttggtgtatggattagatataaaggatatgtaattttgttttcatgtaaataagtcatgaatgattactcatatttttgtaattttatgagatatttcatgctagttgccaaatgatggttcccacatgtgttaggtgactcacatgggctgctaagagctgatcattggagtgtatataccaatagtacatacatctaaaagctgtgtattgtacgagtacgaatacgggtgcatacgagtagaattgttgatgaaactgaacgaggatgtaattgtaagcatttttgttaagtagaagtattttgataagtatcttgaagtctttcaaaagtgtatgaatacatattaaaacactacatgtatatacattttaactgagtcgttaagtcatcgttagtcgttacatgtaaatgttgttttgaaacctttaggttaacgatcttgttgaatgttgttaacccattgtttattataacaaatgagatgttaaattattatattatcatgatattatgatatataatatatcttagtatgatgtatatacagttaaatgtcgttacaacgataaccgttacatatatgtctcgtttcgaaatcattaagttagtagtcttatttttacatatgtatttcattattaatacacttaataatatatttacttatcatttaacataattaaccaagtgtatcaatatcttaatatgattcatatgtacctagtaagacgttgttataacgataatcgttatatatatcgttttcgagtttcttaaattaatagtctcatttttttgtatataactcattgttaaaatacctaatgagatacatacttataataaaaacatgttaactatatatataaccatatatatgtcatcgtatagtttttacaagttttaacgttcgtgaatcaccggtcaacttgggtggtcaattgtctatatgaaacatatttcaattaatcaagtcttaacaagtttgattgcttaacatgttggaaacatttaatcatgtaaatatcaatctcaattaatatatataaacctggaaaagttcgggtcactacaaaaaagtCTTATCGTTGATTTGGATAATAGTTTCTTGTTTGTTTCTTTCATATTTTTCGATCAATGATTTAAATTTAAAAATTGATAACAcgaataaaaattatttttattcttattattaatattaattattaattattttttactTGCTTCTTCGGACACACATGGATTGTATTGCTTGTTTCTTTTGCTCTCATCTTTTTTCATGTTGTTCGTTAGGTTATATATAACAACCACATCCCACATCGGATATGGTAAGAAAGTATTGGTCCCTTATAAGCTCAAAGTTGTGGTTAATTAATATCTCCCACCATGGTTTTAGTTGTTAACCTGGAGATACCCGGTTAGTCCATCGCTTTAGCTTGTGATGGGTGATTGTCTCTCGAGTTGCGACGGACACTCGGCTCGTGCATCTCTTGAGGCCGATTTGCGGGTCGTTTCATCCGGTATCAGAGTCATAGGCCTCTCGGGGTGTGACGGACACTCGGTTCGTGCATTTCCTGGGGTATTCTCACGGGGTGTGACGGGCACAATGCTCATGCATCTCATGGAATATGGATCCTGGATATTGATTATGATTCGGCCTGACGAAGACGTcaggaatttaagtgggggagtttgtaatacCCCGTCCCACATCGGTTATAGATTGAAAATATTGGTTCCTTATAAGCGTAGAGTTGTGGCAAATTATTATCTCCCACCATGGTTTTTAGTTGAAACCTGGAGATACCCGGTTAGTCCAATGCTTTAGCGTATGAGCGGCGATTGTCTCTCGGGTTGCGACTGGCAATCGGCTCGTGCATCTCTTGAGGCCTATTCGAGGGTCGTTTCATCTGGTATAAGAGCCATAGGCCTCTCGGGGTGTGACGGACACTCGGTTCGTGCATCTCTTGTGGTATCCTCACGGGGTGTGACGAGCACGATGCTCGTACATCTCATGAGGTATGGATCCAGGGTATTAAGAATGTTACGGTCTGACGAGGACGTcaggaatttaagtgggggagtttgtaacaACCCCATCCCACATCGGATATGGTAAGAAAGTATTGATCCCTTATAAGCTCAAAGTTGTGGCTAATTAATATCTCCCACCATGGTTTTTAGTTGTTAACCTGAAGATACCCGGTTAGTTCACCGCTTTAGCTTGTGAGGGGTGATTGTCTCTCGAGTTACGACGGGCACTCGGCTCGTGCATCTCCTGAGGTCGATTTGCGGGTCGTTTCATTATCATAGTCTAATCGTCAACATATGCAGTTACACGTATTACTATTTGATGAATTTTTTGTTAGTAGAGTACGAAGATGCGGGCTTAGTTGGTTTTGTGTCAGTCTTAATGTTACATAGGCGTTTCATCTAAAATCTAGTATCAAATAGATCGATGGATCTTGTAAAACAGACTAGTTAGAGTCTATGTCAATTTACATTagttagatctctacatcttttgtgttttttttttttttttcttttgaaaaaAATGTAATCCGAACAACACTATCCATTTAGAAAAACACGACCCGACCAACATTCCTCTAAGAAAGCGGTTACGTTCGCACCAACACCAACCTCACAATGTTcttttcattcaaatcaaattagGGCAAAACAGGAACACTAATCTACCACTTAAAAGTTAAAACCCTGAATCGAAATATTCATTCAATGGCAAGCGATTGGAAGAAATCAATAGGTAAAGTCCAATCAGTCGTCGGAAATGCATTAGGCGGTCTTCGTGGACGTAGTAATTTAGCTTCTTGGGTAGTCGCCGGAACCCTAGCTTACTTTTTATGGGTCAAACCCTCACAAGAGCTTAAAAGAGAACAACAGGTATACCCTTCTTACtctctattttattttattttttcaattAAACTGATAATGAATAATGATTGTTAATTAATGGTGGTTTATTTTTTATTAGGAAAGAGCTGCACTGGCTGCAGCTTCTGATCGTTATCGATATGTCGAGAAAGTAAAACCGGTTCAGGATCTACAGGTTAGATTCAATTCTTATGTAGATTATCTTTTTGTGCTTGAAAATATACACTATTAGTTGAAGCTCTGTACCTGTAGGTGATTTGTACACTGAAAGAATTTTGTCATGCACATAAGTGTTGTACTTTATGTGTAATGGCAACTATATTTCATGTTTaaatataattactagtattagtatgaaGTATGATAACTTGTTCTTATATTTACTGtatgataacaacaacaacaacaaacccaataccacatgagtggtgtatgggggaggtgagatgtatacAATCCTTCcccaccattttcatggcgtatATACGAAAGTGATGTCTGGTTGCATAAAATGAATGGTGGTTGATTTTTTAAATGTCATGTATGTGTAGAATTAAGTGAACTAATGTTTTGATCTTGTAGGAAGCTGGGCTTATTTATGGGAACAAAAATAAAACTAACGATTCTGAAAAGTGATGGGAGTGTTTTGGAAGACGGTGAAAGGTAATCTTAGTTATGTGATAGTCGCGTGGTTTGATGTAGCATACAACGCTTGTGGAATGTTTGGTATTTGTTAAGAAATTTACTGAGAAAAGGGTATAGTTATTATTTTTTTTGCAGACAATTTCTGCGTTGTAATAATGTCCATGTAAACTCTCATGCGGATCAAAGTTGTATATCTTAAGCAACGTTTGATCAATTTACTTGCTTCTTATTTGTCAAtggtttaattttattctttcagtgCATGtcattttacacaaattttttcatCCTCTCATCATTTGTATTTGACACACGTTATAATCTCCTTTTTAGGCTCATGTATAGGCCTTTATCATTCTTCTTTAGTGTGTTAGTGTTTTGGCTTAGTTATACTAGAAAAACCAAAAGTATATCCTAATGAAGTAACTCCGGCAAATTGATATTTTATCCGGGAAATATGGTTTTCTCTAGGTGATTTCTGGGATTGTTTTTATATTCTGTAACAAACAACTTATTCTGCAATGTTGTTTTACCCACTTCATCCAAACTGTAACACACATTGATATAATTGAGTATGATTTGTTAGTGTGACTTGAAATTCATCCTTTTCAGGCCAAAAATTGTAGGCTACATTCTTATTTTATTAAAGCATTGTACCACTTGATATATGCGAAGTTTATTAGTGACTTGACTGTACCCTGTGAAGATTTTTGACCTGCTACACACTATGATAATCATTAATACTCTGCTCTAGAACCTCTTCAAGTCATAAATCTTCAATTTTTCTCTTACAGTTTCACTGTTTATACTAACAAGCCTTACACTTACCAGAACAATACCACTAATTTTGTTCGTAAATATGGAGAAGTGATAGTAGGAGCATTTCACTTGATATATGGAGAAATATGGCGAACACAAGGGTGAAGAAATATATACATACTCCGTATATgatgtgataataatattattataaaccctGTATTGTGTGAGATCTTGTAGTTGTATTATACATTCAACTTGTGGCGATTTCatttatttacattattatcatACCCGCGATCAACAAATTGAAATCATGACAATGAAATATAGACATGTATGAATCAGGGCAGCCTCATCCCTTGAGTTGTAAATGCTGTTGTTCCGTTGTCTATTAAGGACAGatattttttagaaaaaaaaaagataaattcTTGCTTTTGAATTAGCATAGGAATACTTCCATCTAATGACTGTTGTgggttatatatataattgtaacgtTTTTCCATCTCTGTTTCAGCTGTAATTTTATATGCTCCATAAACACATTTACGTTTCCAATTCAAAGAGAGAGACGAGAAATATTTGTTTGTTTAGGGTTTATACCTGCAACAGTTGGAGCCGGTTACCTGGTTAATAACTGATACCACATTTGCAGACCTCGCACTAACAGAACATAAATTGCTGGTAATTAAATCagggaaataacaataaataataataagcaAATACGTAGTACAAAACATATGTGAATAAACATACTATACAAAAGTTGCTCACTAGTCCTACAAACATAGCTACGAAAGGCATAAACTTTTGGGGCAACTGCGAACCAGAAACTATTACTAACTTTTTGGTCTGTTTAAAATATAAATTACTTGGATGTATGAAAGCTATTACTAACTTTTTGGTATGTTTAAAAACTGAAGTACTCAGCTGTAAACCATACACGAACAGACAAATCATATCTTCTACTAAACAATCATAATTAACACTAACTATTCCCCTGCTAATTCATGAAATGTCGTAATGCAAGTCCGAAAGAGTAAATATTTAGATGTTTGACTGCTCAAAAGGCACACGAACCAACAGTCGTCCATGTAGGCTGACAGTTGCTGCTGTACGAAGTGGATCAATTCTTGCTGGTAAGCTGACCACCTACATTAGCCAAATATCACCCCAAATCAACAAACTATGATCTGAAAGTCAATCCATTTACTTAAGAATAGGTCAATTCGTGTCATGTTCCATCTCAGACAGGTCAAAACATATTAAATGGGTCAAGGATTGGACATTAGTCATGATGGGTGACTTTGACCCATTTAACAAGGATTGGACAAAAACTGTTTGTGAGTCAAGCAGAATCGACCCACCCAGGCACCCATTTTGTCACCTCTAGCGTAACACTAAAGAGTATTCGGTGTTGTTTTATTGAATGCAAAACGTAATAGATATACCTTTTTGAAAGCTGTAATACCCCATGGGTTATCAAGTTGCTCTGGTTGACCTGTGATGACTACACGTCCAGCTGGATCCGATTGAACACGTACCTAGTCTCATCACAAAATAAGCATAGGTCAACTCGTAGCTTAATTTTTGATATATTATGAATTTATTATCAGTAGAACTATGAAAACATGAAACTGCAGCTACTAAAGTGACAGTTATGTGTTTCATTCATAATAGAACCTCAACTTTAGCAATTCACTATATATAACTGTTTAAATAAGATAACCGTTGCCTTCTACAATGTATCGATTTTTTTAACAGAAGAAAAGAAAACTACAGTGATAACCGAGTCTCTTACCTCTTCACGCAGAAGCCCTGGAACAAGGGCATATACCTCAAAGCAATCTTTCTGAGCATGACGAAAGATGTAGTCAACTTAGACATCGAGTAAAGATAAATTTGAAAATATGTTTTGTACATTCCAACAAGGTACAAAATACTTACAGTTTCTCGAACATTTATCTTCACCCAATTAGCTGGAGGACCGATATCAGCAACTGTGGTGACAACTCTGTCACAATTGAAAAGATAAACAAATGTCAAGGCACTTTCTGAAAATGTCAAACACAACAAcagaaatataatatatataatattgaaaGAAAAAAGGATCGGATATTAATCCAATCTGAGACTTAACTGCCTAGAGGTTTCAATTCGTGCAGCTTTCAGAGAATGCTCCACTTCACTTGGTCTCTTGTGTTTAAGCAACCCTATATATAATAATTACTCaatatgtaataattattcaatatGTAATAATTACTCAATTAAGAACTTATCTTGATGTAATACAATGTTTGATGTACAAGAGTATCTTACCAATGCTTTTGAGACTTTTTTCGCGCTTTTGTGAATTGTTGGAATTCTTTTCCTAAACAAAGGATTGCA comes from Rutidosis leptorrhynchoides isolate AG116_Rl617_1_P2 chromosome 4, CSIRO_AGI_Rlap_v1, whole genome shotgun sequence and encodes:
- the LOC139844299 gene encoding uncharacterized protein; the encoded protein is MASDWKKSIGKVQSVVGNALGGLRGRSNLASWVVAGTLAYFLWVKPSQELKREQQERAALAAASDRYRYVEKVKPVQDLQEAGLIYGNKNKTNDSEK